In a genomic window of Burkholderiales bacterium:
- a CDS encoding transcriptional regulator: protein MKGKKNAAISRPRVAAMVEEVIGCKWSLTVLSLVRQGVRRPGALEHAVPGLSAKVLNERLKKLTRYGVLQRTSYPEIPPRVEYSLTPFGERFAGILDQIRRLEDELDGE, encoded by the coding sequence ATGAAGGGGAAAAAGAACGCCGCGATTTCCCGGCCGCGCGTGGCCGCGATGGTGGAGGAGGTGATCGGCTGCAAATGGTCCCTCACGGTCCTCTCCCTCGTGCGCCAGGGGGTGCGGCGCCCCGGGGCCCTGGAGCACGCCGTGCCGGGCCTCTCTGCCAAGGTGCTCAACGAGCGGCTGAAGAAGCTCACCCGCTACGGGGTGCTGCAGAGAACCAGCTACCCGGAGATCCCGCCGCGGGTGGAGTATTCGTTGACCCCCTTCGGCGAGCGCTTTGCCGGCATCCTGGACCAGATCCGCCGGCTGGAAGACGAACTGGACGGGGAGTGA
- a CDS encoding (2Fe-2S)-binding protein, giving the protein MIALTVNGRRRNVQADASTPLLWVLRDHLGLTGTKYGCGMALCGACTVHVEGEPTRSCVTPVSAVAGKRITTVEGLSRNADHPVQKVWIELDVPQCGYCQSGQIMSAVALLAKHPKPTDAQIDEAMRGNLCRCGTYPRIRAAIKRAAGIKEA; this is encoded by the coding sequence ATGATTGCTTTGACGGTGAATGGCAGGCGGCGCAACGTGCAGGCGGATGCCTCGACCCCCTTGTTGTGGGTGCTGCGCGACCACTTGGGCCTTACCGGCACCAAATATGGCTGCGGCATGGCGCTGTGCGGTGCCTGCACGGTGCACGTGGAGGGGGAGCCCACCCGCTCGTGCGTGACGCCGGTGTCCGCGGTGGCTGGAAAGAGGATCACCACCGTCGAGGGGCTATCGCGCAACGCCGATCATCCGGTGCAAAAGGTCTGGATCGAGCTGGACGTGCCTCAGTGCGGCTACTGCCAGTCCGGGCAGATCATGAGCGCGGTGGCGCTGCTCGCGAAGCACCCGAAGCCCACTGACGCCCAGATCGACGAAGCGATGCGGGGCAACCTCTGCCGCTGCGGCACCTATCCGCGCATCCGCGCCGCCATCAAGCGCGCCGCCGGTATCAAGGAGGCCTGA
- a CDS encoding oxidoreductase has protein sequence MNEPANLDRRTFLKSSAALAGSLVIGFHLPMKGARAAAPSPGAATGGAFAPNAFLRIAPDNTVTVIVKHLEMGQGVYTGLPTLVAEELEVDWSQVRVETAPADVTRYANLAWGGAAQGTGGSTSLANSWEQLRRAGATAREMLIAAAARTWNVDPQGLKAEKGFVIDPRGGRRLSYGELTAKAASLPPPADVKLKAPSQWKLIGQPVPRKDSPEKVNGAALFAVDVKLPGMLTAVVARPPRFGGKVKRFDAEKAKAMPGVKAVVEIPQGVAVVATDFWSAVQARNALVIEWDEAQAFTGGSEALTRRYAELAQQPGAVARKEGDAEGALGSAARRLSATFEFPFLAHAPMEPLSCVVRLSGEACEVWAGSQLQTLDQAIAARIAGLPPERVQIHTLLAGGSFGRHANPTADYIAEGVAVAVATRPLGAPIRLLWTREDDIRGGYYRPLYVHRIAAGLDAAGRPVAWQQRIVGQSILKGTPFEGMMKEGIDPTSVEGAANLPYAIPHLQVELHTVDVGVPVLWWRSVGSTHTAFSTEVMMDMLAHAAGEDPVAFRLQLLDKHPRHAGVLKLAAEKAGWGRPLPKNRGRGVAVHESFHSFVAQVVEVTVKDDGTFSVDRVVCAVDCGVAVNPDVVRAQMESGIVFGLSAALHGAIILRDGIVVQSNFNDYPVLRLDETPRIEVHIVRSEAPPTGVGEPGVPPVAPALANALFAATGKRLTKLPLRLKEA, from the coding sequence ATGAACGAGCCCGCGAATCTCGATCGGCGCACCTTCCTCAAAAGCTCCGCGGCCCTCGCCGGCAGCCTGGTCATCGGCTTCCATCTCCCGATGAAGGGGGCCCGGGCCGCCGCGCCAAGCCCGGGCGCGGCCACCGGCGGGGCGTTCGCGCCCAACGCGTTCCTGCGCATCGCCCCCGACAACACCGTCACCGTGATCGTCAAGCACCTGGAGATGGGACAGGGGGTGTACACCGGGCTCCCGACCTTGGTGGCCGAGGAGCTGGAAGTGGATTGGAGCCAGGTGCGGGTGGAGACCGCCCCGGCGGACGTGACCCGCTACGCCAACCTGGCCTGGGGCGGCGCGGCCCAAGGCACCGGCGGCAGCACGAGCCTGGCTAATTCCTGGGAGCAGTTGCGCCGGGCGGGCGCGACGGCGCGGGAGATGCTGATTGCGGCGGCGGCCCGGACCTGGAACGTGGACCCTCAAGGGCTCAAGGCGGAGAAGGGCTTCGTGATCGATCCGCGGGGCGGTCGGCGCCTCTCTTACGGCGAGCTGACGGCGAAGGCGGCGAGCCTGCCTCCGCCCGCCGACGTGAAGCTAAAGGCGCCTTCCCAGTGGAAGCTGATCGGCCAACCGGTGCCGCGCAAGGACAGTCCCGAGAAGGTGAACGGCGCGGCTCTCTTCGCCGTGGATGTGAAGCTCCCCGGGATGCTGACCGCGGTGGTGGCGCGTCCGCCCCGCTTCGGCGGCAAGGTGAAGCGCTTCGACGCGGAGAAAGCGAAGGCCATGCCTGGGGTGAAGGCGGTGGTGGAGATTCCCCAGGGCGTCGCCGTGGTGGCGACCGACTTCTGGTCGGCGGTCCAGGCGCGCAACGCCCTTGTCATCGAATGGGATGAGGCGCAAGCCTTCACCGGGGGAAGCGAGGCCCTCACCCGCCGCTACGCCGAGCTCGCCCAGCAGCCCGGCGCGGTGGCGCGCAAAGAGGGCGACGCCGAGGGGGCCTTGGGCTCCGCGGCCAGACGGCTCTCGGCCACCTTCGAGTTCCCCTTCCTCGCCCACGCACCCATGGAGCCCTTGAGCTGCGTGGTGCGGTTGAGCGGTGAAGCGTGCGAAGTGTGGGCCGGCTCCCAGCTCCAGACCCTAGATCAGGCCATCGCCGCGCGCATCGCGGGGCTGCCGCCGGAGCGGGTACAGATCCACACGCTGCTCGCCGGCGGCTCCTTCGGCCGCCACGCGAACCCGACCGCGGATTACATCGCCGAGGGCGTGGCGGTGGCGGTGGCGACCCGTCCCCTCGGCGCCCCCATCCGCCTCCTGTGGACCCGGGAGGACGACATCCGGGGCGGCTACTACCGGCCCCTCTACGTGCACCGGATCGCCGCTGGGCTCGATGCCGCTGGGCGCCCGGTGGCGTGGCAGCAGCGCATCGTGGGCCAGTCCATCCTCAAGGGCACCCCCTTCGAAGGGATGATGAAGGAGGGCATCGACCCCACTTCGGTGGAGGGCGCCGCCAACCTGCCCTATGCCATTCCCCACCTGCAGGTGGAGCTGCATACCGTCGACGTCGGCGTGCCGGTGTTGTGGTGGCGCAGTGTGGGCAGCACCCATACCGCCTTTTCCACGGAAGTGATGATGGACATGCTGGCCCACGCCGCGGGAGAAGATCCGGTCGCGTTCCGATTGCAGTTGCTGGATAAGCATCCGCGCCACGCCGGAGTGCTCAAGCTCGCGGCGGAAAAAGCGGGATGGGGCCGCCCGCTTCCGAAGAACCGGGGCCGGGGCGTGGCGGTGCACGAGTCGTTCCATTCCTTCGTGGCCCAGGTGGTCGAAGTCACGGTCAAGGACGACGGCACCTTTTCGGTGGATCGGGTGGTGTGCGCGGTGGACTGCGGGGTGGCCGTCAATCCGGACGTGGTGCGGGCCCAGATGGAGTCGGGCATCGTGTTCGGGCTGTCGGCGGCCCTCCACGGCGCCATCATCCTCAGGGACGGGATCGTGGTGCAGTCCAACTTCAACGACTACCCGGTGCTGCGGCTCGACGAGACGCCGAGGATCGAGGTGCACATCGTGAGAAGCGAGGCGCCGCCCACCGGCGTGGGCGAGCCGGGCGTGCCGCCCGTCGCGCCGGCGCTGGCCAACGCCCTCTTCGCCGCCACCGGCAAGCGGCTGACCAAGCTGCCCCTGCGGCTCAAGGAGGCCTGA
- the fumB gene encoding fumarate hydratase class I: MAVIKQEDLIQSIADAFQYISYYHPADYIQALTQAYEREQSPAAKDAMAQLLVNSRMCAEGHRPICQDTGIAVVFLKIGMNVRWDATLSVADMVNEGVRRAYTHPDNVLRASILSDPAGERKNTRDNTPAVIHMEVVPGDTVEVTLAAKGGGSENKAKFTMLNPSDSIVDWVLKTVPTMGAGWCPPGILGLGIGGTPEKAMVMAKEAILEPIDIHELQARGPRNRMEELRLELYEKVNALGIGAQGLGGLTTVLDVKIRHYPTHAASLPVGLIPNCAATRHAHFVLDGSGPVALVPPSLDLWPKIELTGVQGARRVNLDTLTREDILAWRAGERVLLSGKLLTGRDAAHKRLTDMLSRGEKLPVDFTNRFIYYVGPVDPVRDEVVGPAGPTTATRMDKFTDAMLAKTGLIGMVGKAERGPEAIAAIKRHKAVYCIAVGGAAYLVSKAIRAARVVAFPDLGMEAIYEFEVKDMPVTVAVDAEGRSVHATGPAEWRAKIGKIPVAATV; this comes from the coding sequence ATGGCCGTCATCAAGCAGGAAGACCTCATCCAGAGCATCGCCGACGCGTTTCAGTACATTTCCTACTATCATCCCGCCGATTACATCCAGGCGTTGACCCAAGCCTACGAGCGGGAGCAATCCCCCGCGGCCAAGGACGCCATGGCCCAGCTCCTGGTCAACTCCCGCATGTGCGCGGAGGGACACCGTCCCATCTGCCAGGATACGGGCATCGCGGTGGTGTTCCTCAAGATCGGCATGAACGTGCGCTGGGACGCCACCCTGAGCGTGGCCGACATGGTGAACGAAGGGGTGCGCCGGGCCTACACCCATCCGGACAACGTGCTGCGCGCTTCCATCCTGTCGGACCCGGCGGGGGAGCGGAAGAACACCCGGGACAACACCCCGGCGGTGATCCACATGGAGGTGGTGCCGGGCGATACGGTGGAGGTGACTCTAGCGGCGAAGGGCGGCGGCTCGGAGAACAAGGCCAAGTTCACCATGTTGAACCCCTCCGATTCCATCGTGGACTGGGTGTTGAAGACCGTGCCCACCATGGGGGCCGGCTGGTGTCCCCCAGGCATCCTGGGGCTGGGCATCGGCGGCACGCCCGAAAAGGCGATGGTGATGGCCAAGGAGGCGATCCTGGAGCCCATCGATATCCACGAGCTCCAGGCCCGGGGGCCCAGGAACCGGATGGAGGAGCTGCGGCTAGAGTTGTACGAGAAGGTGAATGCCTTGGGGATCGGTGCCCAGGGGCTCGGCGGGCTCACCACCGTGCTGGATGTGAAGATCCGGCACTATCCCACCCACGCTGCCTCCCTTCCCGTGGGACTGATCCCCAACTGCGCCGCCACCCGCCACGCCCATTTCGTCCTGGACGGCTCGGGGCCGGTGGCGCTCGTGCCCCCCAGCCTGGACCTGTGGCCTAAGATCGAGCTCACGGGGGTCCAAGGCGCTCGCCGGGTGAACCTGGACACCCTCACCCGGGAGGACATCCTCGCCTGGCGCGCCGGGGAGCGGGTGCTTCTTTCCGGCAAGCTCCTCACGGGGCGGGACGCGGCCCACAAGCGCTTGACCGACATGCTGAGCCGCGGGGAGAAGCTGCCGGTGGATTTCACCAACCGCTTCATCTACTACGTGGGGCCCGTGGACCCGGTGCGGGACGAGGTGGTGGGCCCCGCCGGCCCAACCACCGCCACCCGCATGGACAAGTTCACCGACGCCATGCTGGCGAAAACGGGGCTGATCGGCATGGTGGGGAAAGCGGAACGGGGGCCCGAGGCCATCGCGGCCATCAAGCGGCACAAGGCGGTCTACTGTATCGCCGTGGGCGGGGCCGCCTACCTGGTGTCCAAGGCGATCCGCGCCGCCCGGGTGGTGGCTTTCCCCGACCTGGGGATGGAGGCGATCTACGAGTTCGAGGTGAAGGACATGCCAGTCACCGTGGCGGTGGATGCGGAAGGCCGCTCGGTGCATGCTACCGGCCCCGCCGAATGGCGGGCGAAGATCGGCAAGATCCCGGTGGCCGCGACGGTTTGA
- the greB-2 gene encoding transcription elongation factor GreB → MSQAFLKEQDDSVLANQLPDRPQSEHPNYVTREGLERLHAMVRDLQERRASLEGQVDDPHRQQELAQVERDLRYYQGRIEKAVVVDLSKQPADEVHFGAIVEVEDENGERHTFTIVGEDEADVTKNRVSWVSPLARAMLGAKVGDTVTWQRPAGNLELEIVNIRYPE, encoded by the coding sequence ATGAGCCAGGCGTTTCTGAAGGAACAGGACGACAGCGTTCTGGCCAACCAGTTGCCGGACCGGCCGCAGAGCGAGCATCCCAACTACGTGACCCGGGAGGGGCTCGAGCGGCTACACGCCATGGTTCGCGACCTCCAGGAGCGCCGCGCCAGCCTGGAGGGGCAGGTGGACGATCCCCACAGGCAGCAGGAGCTCGCCCAGGTAGAACGGGACCTGCGCTACTACCAAGGGCGCATCGAAAAAGCGGTGGTGGTCGACCTGTCCAAGCAGCCGGCGGACGAGGTCCACTTCGGGGCCATCGTCGAGGTGGAAGACGAAAACGGGGAGCGCCACACCTTCACCATCGTGGGTGAGGACGAGGCCGACGTCACCAAGAACCGGGTGAGCTGGGTCTCGCCCCTGGCACGGGCCATGCTAGGCGCCAAAGTAGGGGACACGGTGACCTGGCAACGACCTGCGGGCAATCTCGAGCTGGAAATCGTGAATATTCGTTATCCGGAGTGA
- a CDS encoding glyoxalase, producing MKRFHVHVSVSNLKESIRFYSALFGAPPALVKPDYAKWMLEDPRINFAVSQRGAAPGVDHLGIQVDSDEELAQVRSQLERAALPVRDEPGAACCYARSDKHWVTDPQGIAWEAYRSLGTIPTFNDEGAGAAACCGPAAAPVKASFGKRRE from the coding sequence ATGAAACGCTTCCATGTCCACGTCTCGGTTTCGAACCTTAAGGAGAGCATCCGCTTCTACTCCGCTCTGTTCGGAGCGCCGCCCGCCTTGGTCAAACCCGATTATGCGAAATGGATGCTAGAGGATCCGCGCATCAATTTCGCCGTTTCCCAGCGCGGCGCGGCGCCGGGCGTGGATCACCTGGGCATCCAGGTGGACAGCGACGAGGAGCTCGCCCAGGTGCGGTCCCAGCTCGAGCGGGCGGCGCTGCCCGTGCGGGACGAGCCGGGGGCGGCCTGCTGCTACGCCCGCTCGGACAAGCACTGGGTGACCGATCCCCAGGGCATCGCCTGGGAAGCGTACCGGAGCCTGGGCACCATTCCCACTTTCAATGATGAAGGCGCCGGCGCGGCGGCGTGCTGCGGCCCTGCCGCGGCGCCGGTGAAGGCAAGTTTCGGCAAGCGCCGCGAGTGA
- a CDS encoding coenzyme A pyrophosphatase: MDGTTPIAPLALTPQAIAERLAAARARTDWVPGDAPDPARRGNGAPIPAAVLIPLVQRERGLTVLLTQRTAHLNDHAGQISFPGGRVDPGDATPEVTALREAEEEVGLPRERVRILGRLADYHTVTGFAVTPVVGYLVPPFSLHPDPFEVAEAFEVPLEFLMNPANHQRRTSSYRGRERSYYAMPYEGRFIWGATAGMIVNLYRALMT; this comes from the coding sequence ATGGATGGGACGACGCCCATAGCCCCTTTGGCCTTGACGCCCCAGGCAATCGCCGAGCGGCTGGCGGCCGCCCGGGCCCGGACCGATTGGGTGCCGGGGGATGCGCCGGATCCTGCGCGTCGAGGGAACGGCGCCCCGATCCCCGCGGCGGTACTGATCCCCCTCGTTCAGCGGGAACGGGGGCTCACGGTGCTGCTCACCCAGCGCACCGCCCATTTGAACGACCATGCCGGGCAGATCAGCTTTCCCGGCGGCCGGGTCGATCCGGGCGACGCAACGCCCGAGGTAACGGCCCTGCGGGAAGCCGAGGAGGAAGTGGGCCTGCCGCGGGAGCGGGTGCGGATTCTCGGGCGCCTGGCCGATTACCATACGGTGACCGGCTTCGCTGTCACGCCGGTGGTGGGCTACCTCGTGCCGCCTTTTTCCCTCCATCCCGACCCCTTCGAGGTGGCGGAGGCGTTCGAGGTGCCCCTCGAGTTCCTGATGAACCCGGCGAACCACCAGCGCCGTACGTCATCCTACCGGGGCAGGGAGCGCAGCTACTACGCCATGCCCTACGAGGGGCGCTTCATCTGGGGCGCTACCGCCGGCATGATCGTCAATCTCTACCGAGCCCTCATGACCTGA
- a CDS encoding transcriptional regulator: protein MEMKAAIRALSALAQETRLTVFRLLVQAGFGGLPVHKIAEAVGVAGPTLSFHLKELVHAGLVHGRQEGRFIYYSANYAAMAELMAFLSENCCGGSPELCTPAADRRPASKRPRKEVANP from the coding sequence ATGGAAATGAAAGCCGCGATCCGGGCTCTTTCGGCCCTGGCCCAGGAAACCCGGCTCACGGTGTTCCGGCTGCTGGTGCAGGCGGGCTTCGGCGGGCTGCCGGTCCATAAGATCGCCGAAGCCGTGGGCGTAGCCGGGCCGACCCTCTCCTTCCACTTGAAGGAGCTCGTCCACGCCGGGCTCGTCCACGGGCGGCAGGAAGGCCGATTCATCTATTACAGCGCCAACTACGCCGCCATGGCCGAGCTGATGGCGTTCCTGTCGGAAAACTGTTGCGGCGGCAGCCCGGAACTCTGCACCCCGGCAGCGGATCGCCGCCCGGCATCGAAACGTCCGCGCAAGGAGGTCGCGAATCCATGA
- a CDS encoding heat-shock protein Hsp20 encodes MANLIRFDPFETAVDNLFRSFLRPTLLDWDTQRTVRGVIPMDIWETDNAYVVMAELPGVRKDNINVRVFDNQLVIEAEAVQEKQAGEEAKQLLGERTYGKFSRSIMLPTEIDSEHAEAKHEDGVLRLTLPKKADSIAKRLTVQ; translated from the coding sequence ATGGCGAACCTGATTCGTTTCGATCCCTTCGAAACCGCCGTCGATAACCTGTTCCGCAGCTTCTTGCGTCCCACTCTGCTCGACTGGGACACCCAGCGCACGGTCCGGGGGGTCATCCCCATGGACATCTGGGAGACCGATAACGCCTACGTCGTGATGGCGGAGCTCCCGGGGGTTCGCAAGGACAACATCAACGTGCGGGTCTTCGACAACCAGCTCGTGATCGAAGCGGAGGCGGTACAAGAGAAGCAAGCCGGTGAAGAAGCCAAGCAGCTCCTGGGCGAGCGCACCTATGGCAAGTTCAGCCGGTCCATTATGCTGCCCACCGAAATCGATTCCGAGCATGCCGAGGCCAAGCACGAGGATGGGGTCCTGCGCCTGACGCTGCCGAAGAAGGCGGACAGCATCGCCAAGCGGTTGACCGTCCAATAA
- the fumC gene encoding fumarate hydratase class II yields MTGFREEKDTMGVVQVPEQALWGAQTQRSLENFRIGTERMPLELIRALARVKRAAATVNRDLGLLDARKAQAIIQAADEVIEGRHDDQFPLVVWQTGSGTQTNMNMNEVLANRASELLGGPRGQERLVHPNDEVNRGQSSNDVFPTAMHVAALEAIEGRLKPAVNRLRETLAEKSRRYMDIVKIGRTHLQDATPVTLGQEISGWVAQLDHGLAHLDATRWHLSELAIGGTAVGTGLNTHPEFGRRCAEELSRLTGLSFVSAPNKFEALAAHDALVAAHGALKTLAAALMKIANDVRWLASGPRCGIGEIRIPENEPGSSIMPGKVNPTQSEAMTMVCCQVLGNDVAVNLGGASGNFELNVFKPLIIHNFLQSVRLLADSARSFNDHCAVGIEPNVQRIEKLLHESLMLVTALAPHIGYDKAAEIAKLAHQEGITLKQAALELDYVTGEQFDEWVRPEAMVGRLGDTE; encoded by the coding sequence ATGACCGGATTCCGTGAAGAAAAGGACACGATGGGCGTGGTGCAGGTGCCGGAGCAGGCCCTCTGGGGCGCCCAGACCCAGCGCTCCCTGGAAAACTTCCGCATCGGCACCGAGCGCATGCCCCTGGAGCTGATCCGGGCCCTCGCCCGGGTGAAACGGGCGGCGGCCACCGTCAACCGCGACCTGGGCCTCTTGGACGCCCGCAAGGCCCAGGCCATCATCCAAGCGGCGGACGAGGTGATCGAAGGCCGACACGACGACCAGTTTCCCCTGGTGGTCTGGCAGACAGGCTCTGGCACCCAGACCAACATGAACATGAACGAGGTGCTGGCCAACCGGGCCTCCGAGCTCCTGGGTGGCCCCCGGGGCCAGGAGCGCCTGGTCCATCCCAACGACGAGGTAAACCGGGGCCAGTCGTCCAACGACGTGTTTCCCACCGCCATGCACGTGGCGGCGCTGGAGGCGATCGAGGGGCGGCTCAAACCCGCCGTCAACCGGCTGCGGGAGACCCTGGCGGAGAAATCCCGGCGCTACATGGACATCGTGAAGATCGGCCGCACCCACCTGCAGGACGCCACCCCCGTTACCCTGGGCCAGGAGATTTCCGGCTGGGTGGCCCAGCTCGACCACGGGCTCGCCCATCTGGACGCGACCCGCTGGCACCTCTCGGAGCTGGCCATTGGGGGCACGGCGGTGGGCACGGGGCTGAACACCCACCCCGAGTTCGGCCGGCGCTGCGCCGAGGAGCTATCCCGCTTGACCGGTCTTTCCTTCGTTTCCGCCCCCAACAAGTTCGAGGCCCTGGCCGCCCACGACGCCCTGGTGGCCGCCCACGGGGCGCTCAAGACCCTGGCCGCCGCCCTCATGAAGATCGCCAACGACGTGCGCTGGCTCGCTTCCGGCCCCCGTTGCGGCATCGGCGAGATCCGCATCCCCGAGAACGAGCCGGGCAGCTCCATCATGCCCGGCAAGGTGAACCCTACCCAGTCGGAAGCCATGACCATGGTGTGCTGCCAGGTGCTGGGCAACGACGTGGCCGTCAATCTGGGCGGTGCTTCGGGAAACTTCGAGCTCAACGTCTTCAAGCCCCTCATCATCCACAACTTCCTCCAGAGCGTGCGGCTGCTGGCGGACAGCGCCCGGAGCTTCAACGACCACTGCGCCGTGGGCATCGAGCCCAACGTGCAGCGCATCGAGAAGCTCCTCCACGAATCCCTCATGCTAGTGACGGCCCTTGCCCCCCACATCGGCTACGACAAGGCGGCGGAGATCGCCAAGCTCGCCCACCAGGAGGGCATCACCCTCAAGCAGGCGGCCTTGGAGCTGGATTACGTGACCGGGGAGCAGTTCGACGAATGGGTGCGGCCCGAGGCCATGGTGGGGCGGCTTGGGGACACGGAATGA
- a CDS encoding proline iminopeptidase: MDTVNAERLRTELYPEISPYASGMLPLDDVHTMYWEQSGKPDGVPVVFLHGGPGAGAVPNHRRFFDPAHYRIVVYDQRGAGRSTPLGELTDNTTPLLIQDLEKLRRFLDIERWFVFGGSWGSTLAIAYAEAHPERCLGLILRGIFLCRPSEIHWFLYGVRNFFPEAWRTFAEFIPQAERDDLLAAYYRRLTDPDPAVHMPAARTWSVYEGSCSTLLPSQETVDYFASDAVALGLARMEAHYFVHRIFLPENALLENVERIRSIPGVIVQGRYDAVCPIVTADELARAWPEAQYVVVPDAGHSAWEPGIRAELVKAMERFKQPEPPRR; encoded by the coding sequence GTGGACACCGTGAACGCCGAACGGCTGCGCACCGAGCTCTATCCCGAGATCTCCCCCTACGCCTCCGGCATGCTGCCCCTGGACGACGTGCACACCATGTACTGGGAGCAGTCGGGCAAACCCGACGGGGTGCCGGTGGTATTCCTGCACGGGGGGCCAGGGGCCGGCGCGGTCCCCAACCACCGCCGCTTTTTCGACCCCGCCCATTACCGGATCGTCGTTTACGATCAGCGGGGCGCCGGCCGCTCCACCCCTTTGGGCGAACTCACCGACAACACGACGCCCCTACTGATCCAGGACCTGGAGAAGCTAAGGCGGTTTCTGGATATCGAGCGCTGGTTCGTGTTCGGGGGCTCCTGGGGCTCCACCCTCGCCATCGCCTACGCCGAAGCCCACCCCGAGCGCTGCCTGGGATTGATCCTGCGGGGCATCTTTCTCTGCCGCCCGTCCGAGATCCACTGGTTCCTCTACGGCGTGCGCAACTTCTTTCCCGAAGCGTGGCGCACCTTCGCCGAGTTCATCCCGCAAGCCGAACGGGACGACCTGCTCGCCGCCTACTACCGGCGGCTCACGGATCCCGATCCCGCGGTCCACATGCCCGCCGCCCGGACCTGGAGCGTGTACGAAGGCTCCTGCTCCACCCTGCTTCCCAGCCAGGAAACGGTGGACTATTTCGCCTCGGACGCGGTGGCCCTGGGCCTTGCCCGGATGGAGGCTCATTACTTCGTCCACCGGATCTTCCTGCCCGAGAACGCCCTGCTGGAGAACGTGGAGCGCATCCGCTCGATCCCGGGGGTGATCGTGCAAGGCCGCTACGACGCGGTCTGTCCCATCGTCACCGCGGACGAGCTCGCTCGCGCCTGGCCCGAGGCCCAGTACGTCGTGGTTCCCGACGCCGGCCATTCCGCCTGGGAGCCCGGCATCCGGGCGGAGCTGGTGAAGGCCATGGAGCGCTTCAAGCAGCCCGAGCCCCCGCGTCGATGA
- a CDS encoding short-chain dehydrogenase, whose product MRTASGPKIGVVTGANRGLGLEISRQLALRGVHVVMTARDPEKGKAAWEGLRRQGLSVDFLPLDVTAQESVDALARALERSFGGLDILVNNAGILPEGRGAQALTLNLEVFRQALETNALGALRLCQALSPLIKKRGGGRIVNVSSGLAQLATMGAGTPAYRVSKTALNAITRILAAELEGERIKVNAACPGWVRTDMGGPDAPRSVEEGADTPVWLALLPEDGPTGGFFRDRQPIPW is encoded by the coding sequence ATGAGGACGGCGAGCGGCCCGAAGATCGGGGTGGTGACAGGGGCGAACCGGGGGCTGGGCCTGGAAATTTCCCGCCAGCTCGCCCTCCGGGGCGTGCACGTGGTCATGACCGCCCGGGACCCGGAGAAGGGGAAGGCGGCCTGGGAAGGGCTGCGCCGCCAGGGGCTTTCCGTGGATTTCCTGCCCCTGGACGTGACCGCTCAGGAGAGCGTGGACGCCCTGGCCCGGGCCTTGGAGCGGTCCTTCGGCGGCCTGGACATCCTGGTGAACAACGCGGGCATCCTGCCGGAGGGGCGGGGAGCGCAGGCCCTGACCCTCAACCTGGAGGTCTTCCGCCAGGCGCTCGAGACCAACGCCTTGGGGGCCCTGAGGCTTTGTCAGGCGCTCTCGCCCCTTATAAAGAAGCGGGGTGGCGGGCGCATCGTGAACGTCTCCAGCGGCCTCGCCCAGCTCGCCACTATGGGGGCGGGCACGCCCGCCTACCGGGTCTCCAAGACCGCCCTCAACGCGATCACCCGGATCCTGGCGGCGGAGCTGGAGGGGGAGCGAATCAAGGTGAACGCCGCCTGTCCCGGCTGGGTGCGCACCGACATGGGCGGCCCAGACGCACCCCGCTCGGTGGAAGAGGGGGCCGACACCCCGGTATGGCTGGCTCTTCTGCCGGAGGATGGGCCCACCGGCGGCTTTTTCCGCGACCGCCAACCGATTCCATGGTGA